A single window of Haladaptatus sp. R4 DNA harbors:
- a CDS encoding ABC transporter ATP-binding protein has protein sequence MTETVLDADSVRVARGGRDVIEDVSMSIPTDAQLLVQGPSGAGKTTLFNVLGLLDTPTSGTVSIRGEDTAELPERKRAKLRRETLGFIFQDFQLIEDLTAWENAALPQDHTGTRDEEWLETLFSRLEIEDRADQYPATLSGGEKQRVAIARALANHPAIVLADEPTGQLDPDTTTQVLDLLFRLQETAETALVVISHDMQLQPRFDTVVRLEDGKIRTEVA, from the coding sequence ATGACCGAAACCGTGCTGGACGCGGATTCAGTCCGTGTCGCTCGGGGGGGACGGGACGTTATCGAGGACGTGTCGATGTCGATTCCGACGGACGCCCAACTCCTCGTACAGGGGCCGAGCGGGGCGGGGAAGACGACGCTGTTCAACGTACTCGGCCTGCTCGACACGCCGACGAGCGGGACGGTCAGCATCCGCGGCGAGGACACCGCCGAACTTCCCGAACGAAAACGCGCCAAGTTGCGCCGTGAGACGCTCGGCTTCATCTTTCAGGACTTTCAGCTCATCGAGGATTTGACCGCGTGGGAGAACGCCGCCCTCCCGCAGGACCACACCGGAACGCGGGACGAGGAATGGCTCGAAACGCTCTTTTCCAGACTCGAAATCGAGGACCGCGCGGACCAGTATCCCGCGACGCTCTCGGGCGGGGAAAAACAGCGCGTGGCCATCGCCCGCGCGCTGGCGAACCACCCCGCCATCGTGCTCGCCGACGAACCGACTGGCCAACTCGACCCCGACACGACCACGCAGGTGCTCGATCTATTGTTCCGACTGCAGGAAACGGCCGAAACCGCGCTCGTCGTCATCAGCCACGACATGCAACTGCAACCGCGGTTCGACACGGTCGTTCGGTTGGAGGACGGGAAAATCCGGACCGAAGTCGCCTGA
- a CDS encoding FtsX-like permease family protein, with the protein MVVLAGLTAVGGTTATFAQAVHARRRAVGVYRATGANRLRLVRILLTDACRLSIPAIIVAIIAALLTLRLLALAGLFTVFGVRLSPQIPLPILLLAAGSALVLMCLSVLIAAMPYLVSEPTAVQRGTTPIEPEESWGERL; encoded by the coding sequence ATGGTCGTGCTGGCCGGATTGACCGCTGTCGGCGGGACGACGGCGACGTTCGCGCAAGCCGTCCACGCGCGCCGCCGCGCCGTCGGCGTCTATCGAGCGACCGGCGCGAACCGGTTGCGGTTGGTTCGAATCCTGCTCACCGACGCTTGTCGTCTCTCGATTCCGGCCATCATCGTCGCCATCATCGCCGCGCTGTTGACGTTACGACTCCTCGCACTCGCCGGGTTGTTCACCGTCTTCGGCGTCCGACTCTCGCCGCAGATTCCGCTCCCGATTCTCCTGCTCGCGGCCGGGAGCGCACTGGTGTTGATGTGTCTGAGCGTCCTCATCGCGGCGATGCCCTACCTCGTCTCCGAACCGACGGCGGTTCAGCGCGGAACGACCCCCATCGAACCGGAAGAAAGTTGGGGGGAACGATTGTAG